From Nicotiana tabacum cultivar K326 chromosome 20, ASM71507v2, whole genome shotgun sequence, one genomic window encodes:
- the LOC107812188 gene encoding uncharacterized protein LOC107812188 has protein sequence MAAKCSMVHDDVYDLKKREDLDSWTIDQLDDASTRLVRVELFLRKLEEVHPKNTISAQLGALFVKAHKGFSEIPPHIKDQHRRRYTIRTLISDVLGKFKLVNTAEPLKASEASRSTSQIISDVLEIIKLENIAKRMEASKPSRSSCRISTEMVRFVRTVLDCTASCLYRVHHRAPESVLKKKLPYLRVFLTLTAERCIEHESMKDFFTHVEDVAYTAANLCLSEFDSNRDSKFSKLLKRISPFRPKIKQIYLSVLIGSKSSRSETTMNANYMSDFLKALQEDLQELLNHDARLKIAFDDPIPWLQQGLSYLSGFLLNIASKCTPLKELNSLQSHVEALAIETAILIYSSYDEEMDKTTEIDHVLFHLQPKFNHVKIEVDLIQLLNCQATIIAPLKDLTDYVWGELIYLGTFIMDSLEQCKEHTKIADFVTLIQSVTSQACSVINSLFHYSEQEDLAREINYSHFQLLLKFKFIKAAIAQMCSNISASSTLDHPTIDLWNFLPINFEIIDSYFNMLKSSKISSSYVPTVDEVFMGFHEYVFGNLLLKDETYLTVTVGNEVKKFFYGLLLLVTYLFDPLAQSIGCMKQNDLLTGFGTTVIEAESAICLNYQDVADSIKSGKVNLVLQFLTIAFKLIESEGILTDILKHKATLKAQIFDLIESAHEELISVRAFLMDVFAQHTKLNELHDLLMRAEVTAHKLVQISSSCYESFMDGRSIEKMRLSLSDLQQEIESVKVDFRIICFQLMDASPCNMTDGEGLINFLVSHQDWLLKCDACSIPFLKNQIPIVIGELVYLGSFLADIIQYLDMHQELKDLVKRVQDRKYVCLFPIRDYIPACYYMLYLSDIKQLLKFVEAEVKTICLEVPDSSSYSFPTTNGLGFLSCFLDKLDELLNSKLDPIIDLKLHIRLVKKGLLCLRSLTDHFTESNDEHDEVYSLITSVTEVAYKAEYVIDSCLTFSHPLWYKVLLISEVVENIKLVNKEVSETCEREKNDEIVPEVAKTSTNILPSLSANTSTANKEMEGFQNAMNVLKNQLLEGSPQLDVISLVGVPGIGKTTLAKRIYNDPMVTSHFDVRAQCRVTQVYSWRDLLLTILNDVLEPVDRDEKEDGRLADELHRFLLTKRFLVLIDDVWDNEVWDNFHMCFKDAQNGSRIILTTQLNDIAIYAKCESEPHHLRLFSDDESWTLLQKEVFQGESCPPELVDVGFRIAKCCGGLPLFIVLVAGVLKEKKKKAELWKEIEESLGSQNIGSLEETMSVIGFSYKNLPHHLKPCFLYFGGFLKGKDIHVSKLIRIWIAEGFVQANTGKRPEDAAQGYLEDLISRNLVMDVEKRRNGKLKTCRIHDLLHRFCLEKAKKENFFLRINRFSEEDIFPEKPKEYRLFVHSYEDQIDLWQPSRSNVRSLLFNVINPDNFLWPRDISFIFDNFKLVKVLDLESFNIGGTFPSAIQSLIHLRYFAAQTSGNSIPSSIAKLWNLETFVVKGLGVEVILPSSLLKMVKLRHIHVKHRASFSLYENMGESLANSQLDNLETFSTPRLSYGEDTEMILRKMPKLRKLSCIFSGTFGYSKILKRRSVLFPRLEFLNHLESLKLISNSCPAKLPHVFSFPSRLRELTLSKFRLPWYQISTIAELPNLEILKLLLRAFEGDEWEVKDSEFPELKYLELDDLNIARWSVSEDVFPMLEHLVLTKCKKLKEIPSHFDNAISLRRIEVNWCSWPNSAQEIQRTHHEDMTNDALTIAVHPPDWTRGSSP, from the exons ATGGCCGCGAAGTGTTCAATGGTGCATGATGATGTGTACGATCTGAAGAAGAGGGAGGATTTGGATAGTTGGACGATTGATCAATTGGATGATGCTTCAACACGCCTAGTACGCGTAGAGTTATTTCTCCGGAAACTTGAGGAGGTTCACCCTAAGAACACGATATCTGCACAACTAGGGGCCCTATTTGTAAAAGCTCATAAAGGCTTTTCTGAGATACCTCCTCACATAAAGGATCAACATCGAAGGCGTTACACCATCAGAACATTAATCTCAGATGTGCTTGGAAAATTTAAACTGGTTAACACAGCTGAGCCACTCAAAGCTTCAGAAGCGTCAAGATCAACTAGCCAAATAATTTCAGATGTGCTGGAAATAATTAAACTGGAGAATATTGCTAAGCGAATGGAAGCTTCAAAGCCATCAAGATCATCTTGCCGAATCTCTACGGAGATGGTGAGGTTTGTCAGAACTGTGCTTGATTGTACAGCGTCGTGCCTCTATCGTGTACACCATCGTGCCCCCGAGTCTGTGCTTAAAAAGAAGCTGCCATATCTACGTGTCTTCTTAACGTTAACTGCTGAGCGGTGCATTGAGCATGAAAGTATGAAGGATTTCTTCACCCATGTTGAGGATGTAGCTTACACTGCAGCAAACCTTTGTTTGTCAGAGTTTGATTCCAATAGGGATTCCAAGTTCTCTAAATTGCTGAAAAGGATAAGTCCCTTTAGGCCTAAAATAAAGCAGATTTATCTGAGTGTCTTGATAGGGTCAAAGTCATCAAGATCAGAGACTACAATGAATGCCAATTATATGTCTGATTTTCTTAAAGCTCTCCAAGAGGATCTGCAAGAGTTACTAAACCATGATGCCAGGTTGAAAATTGCCTTTGATGATCCAATTCCGTGGCTACAACAGGGACTTTCTTACCTTTCTGGATTTCTACTGAACATAGCATCAAAATGCACTCCACTCAAAGAACTCAATTCTCTTCAATCACATGTCGAAGCTCTGGCCATTGAGACAGCAATTCTGATCTACTCCTCCTATGATGAGGAGATGGATAAGACTACTGAAATAGACCATGTGCTTTTTCATTTGCAGCCTAAGTTTAACCATGTCAAGATAGAAGTCGATCTCATTCAGCTACTAAACTGTCAAGCCACCATAATAGCTCCTCTAAAAGATCTTACTGACTATGTATGGGGAGAACTGATATACTTGGGAACTTTTATCATGGATTCATTGGAGCAGTGCAAAGAGCATACTAAGATAGCTGATTTTGTGACCCTTATTCAATCTGTGACCAGCCAAGCATGTTCGGTCATTAATTCTCTTTTTCATTACTCAGAGCAAGAAGACTTGGCCAGGGAAATTAACTACTCGCATTTTCAATTGCTTCTTAAGTTCAAGTTTATTAAGGCAGCGATTGCACAGATGTGTTCCAACATTTCTGCATCATCAACACTGGACCACCCTACAATCGATCTGTGGAACTTTCTTCCTATTAACTTTGAGATCATTGATTCCTATTTCAACATGCTAAAATCCTCAAAGATATCATCCTCATATGTCCCCACAGTTGATGAGGTTTTTATGGGGTTTCATGAATATGTTTTTGGCAATCTACTCCTGAAGGATGAAACTTATTTGACAGTTACTGTTGGAAATGAGGTTAAAAAGTTTTTCTATGGGTTGTTGCTCCTAGTAACATATCTTTTTGATCCTCTAGCTCAGAGTATTGGATGCATGAAGCAGAATGATCTCTTGACAGGATTTGGAACTACTGTAATTGAGGCTGAATCCGCTATCTGTTTAAATTATCAAGATGTTGCGGATAGCATCAAAAGTGGAAAGGTCAATCTCGTTCTTCAGTTTTTGACTATTGCTTTCAAGCTTATTGAGTCTGAGGGAATTTTGACAGATATACTGAAGCACAAAGCCACTTTGAAAGCTCAAATTTTTGATCTGATTGAAAGTGCTCATGAAGAGCTTATTTCCGTTAGAGCTTTTCTCATGGATGTTTTTGCGCAACACACAAAGCTTAATGAATTGCATGATCTCTTAATGCGTGCTGAAGTGACTGCCCACAAGTTAGTGCAAATCAGTAGTTCTTGTTATGAAAGTTTCATGGACGGAAGAAGCATTGAGAAAATGAGGCTTTCGTTATCTGATTTGCAACAAGAGATTGAGTCTGTCAAAGTAGACTTCAGAATAATATGCTTTCAACTTATGGATGCATCACCTTGCAACATGACAGATGGAGAAGGCCTTATTAATTTCTTAGTAAGCCACCAGGACTGGCTGCTCAAGTGTGATGCTTGTTCAATCCCTTTTCTGAAGAATCAGATCCCAATAGTCATAGGCGAACTAGTATATTTGGGCTCTTTTCTTGCAGATATCATACAGTATCTCGATATGCATCAAGAGCTCAAAGACCTCGTGAAGCGTGTTCAAGATAGAAAGTATGTTTGTCTCTTCCCCATCAGGGATTATATCCCTGCTTGTTATTATATGTTATATCTCTCTGATATCAAGCAATTGCTCAAGTTTGTTGAGGCAGAGGTCAAAACTATTTGTCTAGAAGTTCCAGATTCTTCAAGTTATAGCTTTCCCACGACAAACGGATTAGGATTTCTAAGTTGTTTCTTAGACAAATTGGATGAGCTGTTAAATTCTAAACTGGATCCAATTATCGACTTAAAGCTTCACATTCGATTAGTCAAGAAGGGCTTATTGTGTCTGAGATCGTTGACTGATCATTTCACAGAAAGTAATGATGAGCATGATGAAGTTTATAGTCTTATAACAAGTGTTACTGAAGTGGCATACAAGGCAGAGTATGTCATTGACTCGTGCTTGACCTTTTCTCATCCACTTTGGTACAAAGTTCTTTTGATTTCTGAAGTTGTTGAGAATATTAAGCTTGTAAATAAAGAAGTTAGTGAGACTTGTGAAAGAGAGAAGAATGATGAGATAGTGCCCGAAGTTGCAAAGACCTCCACTAATATTTTGCCATCTTTATCTGCTAATACTTCAACAGCAAATAAAGAGATGGAGGGATTTCAGAATGCGATGAACGTATTAAAGAATCAGCTATTGGAAGGATCACCTCAGTTAGATGTTATCTCATTGGTTGGCGTGCCTGGCATCGGTAAGACTACTCTTGCCAAAAGGATTTACAATGATCCAATGGTCACCTCTCACTTTGATGTCCGTGCTCAATGTCGTGTGACTCAAGTATATTCATGGAGAGATTTGTTGCTTACCATTTTGAATGATGTGCTTGAGCCTGTTGATCGCGATGAAAAAGAAGATGGCAGATTAGCTGATGAGCTGCATCGATTCTTGTTGACCAAGAGATTCTTGGTTCTCATTGATGACGTGTGGGACAATGAAGTGTGGGACAATTTCCATATGTGCTTCAAAGATGCTCAGAATGGAAGTAGAATTATTCTAACTACCCAGCTGAATGACATTGCAATTTATGCTAAGTGTGAAAGTGAACCCCATCATCTCCGTTTATTTAGTGATGATGAGAGTTGGACATTATTACAGAAAGAGGTGTTTCAAGGGGAGAGCTGTCCACCTGAACTTGTTGATGTGGGGTTCCGAATAGCAAAATGTTGTGGAGGGTTGCCTCTCTTCATTGTATTAGTTGCTGGTGTtctgaaagagaaaaagaagaaagcagAATTGtggaaagaaatagaagaaagtcTAGGTTCGCAGAATATTGGTAGCTTGGAAGAGACCATGTCTGTGATTGGCTTCAGTTACAAGAATTTACCGCACCATTTGAAACCTTGTTTTCTCTATTTTGGAGGCTTTTTGAAGGGCAAGGATATTCATGTCTCAAAACTGATTCGTATTTGGATAGCTGAGGGATTTGTGCAGGCAAATACGGGAAAAAGACCAGAAGATGCTGCACAAGGTTACTTAGAAGATCTTATTAGTAGAAATTTAGTGATGGACGTGGAGAAGAGACGCAATGGCAAGCTAAAGACATGCCGCATTCATGATCTGTTGCATAGATTCTGCTTAGAAAAGGCCAAAAAAGAGAATTTCTTTCTCCGTATTAATAG ATTCAGTGAAGAGGATATATTTCCCGAAAAGCCTAAGGAATATCGGTTGTTTGTTCATTCTTATGAGGATCAGATTGATTTGTGGCAGCCATCTCGCTCAAATGTTCGCTCGTTACTATTCAATGTGATTAATCCAGATAACTTTTTATGGCCGCGTGATATCTCCTTCATCTTTGACAACTTCAAACTTGTTAAAGTGTTGGATTTGGAATCGTTCAACATTGGCGGTACTTTTCCCAGTGCTATACAATCTTTAATTCATTTGAGGTACTTCGCTGCTCAAACTAGTGGAAACTCAATTCCTTCATCTATAGCTAAGCTTTGGAATCTTGAAACTTTTGTGGTTAAAGGATTGGGAGTGGAGGTGATATTACCTAGTTCACTTCTGAAGATGGTTAAATTGAGGCATATACATGTAAAGCATCGTGCTTCATTTAGTTTATATGAGAACATGGGTGAATCTCTTGCTAACTCTCAATTAGATAATTTGGAAACCTTTTCCACTCCACGTCTCTCTTATGGTGAAGATACAGAGATGATATTGAGAAAGATGCCAAAATTGAGAAAGCTGAGTTGCATATTTTCGGGAACATTTGGTTATTCAAAGATACTGAAGCGGAGGTCTGTTCTATTTCCCAGATTAGAGTTCCTAAACCATCTTGAATCCCTCAAGCTTATCTCTAACAGCTGTCCAGCTAAACTTCCCCATGTCTTCAGTTTCCCCTCAAGACTAAGGGAATTGACTTTGTCAAAGTTTCGTCTACCTTGGTACCAAATCTCGACCATTGCAGAACTGCCAAACTTGGAGATTTTAAAGTTACTTCTCAGAGCCTTTGAAGGGGATGAATGGGAGGTGAAAGATTCAGAGTTCCCTGAACTCAAATACTTAGAGTTGGATGACCTAAACATTGCACGATGGTCTGTCTCCGAGGATGTTTTTCCTATGCTTGAGCATTTGGTTTTAACGAAATGTAAAAAGCTCAAGGAAATCCCTTCTCATTTTGACAACGCTATATCTCTAAGAAGAATTGAAGTAAATTGGTGCAGCTGGCCCAATTCAGCACAGGAAATTCAAAGAACGCATCATGAAGACATGACAAATGATGCATTAACAATTGCAGTACACCCTCCAGATTGGACTAGAGGATCATCTCCTTGA